The stretch of DNA TAATAATGAAGTTATCACTTCCTCATTGAGAAATATGTGGGAGGAGATAAGATAACCGAGCGggacatattattttaattgtaaggGAAATTTTCATCGACACGTGTCATTcgcaacttttaaaataaatatttcggtGCGTTGCCTTTGTGCATTCATTTTGAACTCAATGACTTTTAAGACCTTGATTTAATTGATGTAAACCATCCATGTAAAAATCTGGTCACAATGTAATTGGTTTGTCTAACCGAAGGACAAAGCCTCGAGATCGGATAGCCTCCATCAAGACCAAGGCTATTTCGTTAAAAGAatacaaatattgaaaagatttaattCGAATCAGGCCGCAAACAAAAATTGAGATTTGTAATTCACAATATGATGAGAATTATAAGTCttgttttttaatgatttaattttgttatgaaaaaattaattcgatttaattattacaattcacAGATCAAGCTTGCAATATTTAGAAGCTCTGCATTATTAACTGATATCcagagatatattattaattgtgtaaACGTATCTAcacatcatataaaataataatattttatataaagtttatttataaaatttatttatttatttttatataaagtttaaattaaactcTGTAGGTGTgtttaaatttagtttaaaaaattaaatttgtatcatCAGTTAAACATGTGGATATATATGTCTGtttcaaagagagagaaagagagagagatttcattcagatttgattttattcattttttcgtGCATTTCttgtgtcatttttttaaatataatatagcgtATAATAACACGAATTAtctttatcgataattttcaatCACGTGGTTTTGCACACGGCATCATTTGTCATCATCATTGAATCACAGCCAATGATATGTGTGTACATGACGGGTACATGTATTTATGCACACGGCATCAGTGATATCTAGTTGATAGATAACTGGCATTCTGTGAAAGATAAGAATGTAAGCCGTGTCTAATATCGTGTTACTATATTAAAGCGTATGTAAATTgtcaacaataaatattatgaactCAAATGTTCTGATTCATTATAGAATCTGAGAATTAATTAGGatacaatgttatataattaatatacaatgaaaatatattcctgGTATCAAGATAACATcgatatttctttatctttttatccgacttctttttcttataaatatgaaagatttcaataaattcgcctaacatttcaataaaaaaagactaaaagaaaaattattatataagttaaattaataaagttgtgCACGAGagcaaattttcaataaatctttatagaTTTTGGTCAGGAAATGGATTGAtgtttttcttacaaatatttatatcatttctcTTTATCACGTAGATCGCAAGCAAGTATACAAGTCGTATCTGCGTATAAGTTTTAtctaagaaaatataagagtttaatctaattgtaagcaaATATAAGCACACAAGATATCAGAGATAATTAAGAGATTTACGTGATTCTTAATCATAATTCGTCATttcagtaaattaaaaaagtgtcaataaaataatattgatgtaaaataatgGCTGAAAGCTCTACTAAAAAGAAATGactcaatataaaaatttaacttttcctCATTTCTGGATCATTAGCAGcaatttatatgcaattattcAAGGAATATGTAATCATTTGCTTTCATTACataatatgaaagaaagaacAACGTGCGCCGTTTACGACAAGAAATTCGGGAAAAAAGTCTCGGgaacaatatctttttaataagaaatcatAATCAAACGTGTTTCGCCTCATTGACAGCGTTAAAAGCGATACATTTatgataaagttaaatattttttctgtaaaaccaATCTTGAGTAACATTTAAATAccgaataaaataagaattaaaaacgaATTTACAATGGATTACAGGTTCAAAGACAAGGCGATTTATGGTTACGGAACGAGCATCCCGCCTAACAATAATGAAGACGAAGAGACTGAAATATCACCGAAGAAGGTGATATTTTGTGTTCATGGAAAATTATCGGGCTGTTGCACGGTGGTAAACCGTTCTATTGATGAAAATGCAACTATAGACTATCAACAAAATCTAAGTatgtaattcaataaataGTTGTATgacgatatattaaaaaaaaaacagaacaatgaaaataatagtaattaatatttataaaaaaatattgatttagtTATTAgctttttaacaaaaataaaaaaagcctTGAGAAgatcaaaaaattgttttaattgctgttatatcagaaattattttgcattaatatattacataaatagataaaaagttagcaataattgaataatgaaCAGACATGTtgtgatgaaaaattattttaatgtaattgaaatatatttatgtgtgtgtatgataaTACGGATTATGTTAAAGAAAGTTAATGCATGCAGagaaatttgcatttataatgtacttttgaaatttgtagcataatatacattttgcaaattaattgtgatatttaataattatgatatttaatatttatttaaaatttttgaactaTTTTCTtgagtaaataatattctgtcttttttcccttttttattttttagtgacCCCGGAGGATCATTGTcacagagagagaaatgagGAGATTGACAAGAAGGCCAGAAAGAAGTTGTTAATCGCCAGCGTACTTTGCGTCATTTTCATGATAGCAGAAATCGTtggtaatataaaacaaaattcctCGTGACTTTATCAAAGCGCAAAGGAATATTTTGTAGAATGTATTTACGAAGACAATTTAATCGTGTCGTTTACCCGCGAACTTCTTTCCTCAGGCGGAGTATTATCGAATAGTTTGGCGATAGCGACCGATGCTGCACATTTGTTGACTGACTTTGCTTCATTTATgatatctctcttttctatCTGGGTGGCGGGCAGACCAGCCACCAGAAAAATGCCTTTCGGTTGGTATCGCGCAGAAGTAAGTAGTtttctcatataaatattaataaaaacgacaaattcatattaatattatgtatatacaatgctataataattataacaatacttttttctatatataacaaatttaatttttaaaaaaatgttaaattgtaatcaataaataaaaatcatgaaCTTATTAcagattaataaagatttgcaataataaaacatatgttAAAAGTATActctattattgttaatttctatctaaattaattaataaaattaatttcattatttaaaaaaaataattttaatgtaatctaaaaatatactcATGATATATATGGttcatatattaagaaaatttaataaagttttgcaCACAACGTGTGCTTctgtaatttgtaatatattttgtgaaaataatagattattattatatatgaaaattaataaattttttgtgcaTTAATTCAGGTAATTGGCGCATTGACCTCGGTCTTGTTAATATGGGTGGTTACTGGCATTTTATTCTACCTCGCGGTTGAAAGGATCGTTCATAAAGACTTTGAGTTGGATGCTACCGTGATGCTGATCACATCTGCAGTTGGTGTTGCGGTAAATCTAGTGTTAGTGATATCTCATtaacgataatatttatttaatgcttTGCGCGGCTCTCACGTATAATATTACTTGTAATATCGTGCACgtgtattttcaaaatttcgatAACAATTGGAATTATAATGTAACGTCAATCAAATCATTCTCTAAGCAATTATCAATAATGTTAAGAATTATAAGTCATTTTTATGCTTTATGAGAAATTTATGCTTTAAGAATGTTGATAGAATTGTGTCAGCTACTTAATTTAAAAGCACTTAAATGTGTTTAAACACAGTGTatcaattgtaaaattttcgaaactaCACTAGCATTATCCTTTCCTTAAAGAGAGATGAAGCAAACAATCTGTCATTGCAGAATGGGCCTATCATTGCATCAACATGGCCACAGTCACGGACACAGCCACGGTGAAAACAATGATGTAGAAAATGTACTCAATGATGATCTCAAAGGGGAGAATtcaaaaaagaatatcaatGTGCGCGCCGCCTTCATTCATGTTTTGGGcgattttattcaaagtgtGGGAGTATTCATCGCTGCATTAATCATTTACTTTAAGGTATCAatctttcattaatataatttcttatatatgaattacacatatttttataatttttttcataaaaaaactaaaaaataaatctttaaaaaaatcttatgtttacgtatattgtttttttttttacgacgaAAAGTTAaatgtttgtatttatatgtaattcaatgaataaatttaaataa from Anoplolepis gracilipes chromosome 16, ASM4749672v1, whole genome shotgun sequence encodes:
- the LOC140674865 gene encoding proton-coupled zinc antiporter SLC30A2 isoform X2 — translated: MDDEKLKLFKDKAIYGYGTSIPPNNNEDEETEISPKKVIFCVHGKLSGCCTVVNRSIDENATIDYQQNLMTPEDHCHRERNEEIDKKARKKLLIASVLCVIFMIAEIVGGVLSNSLAIATDAAHLLTDFASFMISLFSIWVAGRPATRKMPFGWYRAEVIGALTSVLLIWVVTGILFYLAVERIVHKDFELDATVMLITSAVGVAVNLVMGLSLHQHGHSHGHSHGENNDVENVLNDDLKGENSKKNINVRAAFIHVLGDFIQSVGVFIAALIIYFKPTWSIVDPICTFLFSVLVILTTVAIIKDVVNVLMEGIPKGFEYSQVENTFMQIDGVVKVHNLRIWALSLDKTALSAHLAIKPGTSPQNILRTATRNIHDKYKFFEMTLQIEEFNERMENCKQCKALL
- the LOC140674865 gene encoding proton-coupled zinc antiporter SLC30A2 isoform X1, with translation MENSGNSSVELETVERNNKVNEFKDKAIYGYGTSIPPNNNEDEETEISPKKVIFCVHGKLSGCCTVVNRSIDENATIDYQQNLMTPEDHCHRERNEEIDKKARKKLLIASVLCVIFMIAEIVGGVLSNSLAIATDAAHLLTDFASFMISLFSIWVAGRPATRKMPFGWYRAEVIGALTSVLLIWVVTGILFYLAVERIVHKDFELDATVMLITSAVGVAVNLVMGLSLHQHGHSHGHSHGENNDVENVLNDDLKGENSKKNINVRAAFIHVLGDFIQSVGVFIAALIIYFKPTWSIVDPICTFLFSVLVILTTVAIIKDVVNVLMEGIPKGFEYSQVENTFMQIDGVVKVHNLRIWALSLDKTALSAHLAIKPGTSPQNILRTATRNIHDKYKFFEMTLQIEEFNERMENCKQCKALL